From the Mammaliicoccus sciuri genome, the window TGACTGATCAATGTCACTTGTTAATTCTTCACTTATGCCAATGACAAATCCTTGAATTTTACGTGGACCAAAAGGCACTTCAACTCTAACACCGACTTTGACGATATCTACAATATCTTGCGGAATTAAATAATCAAATATTTTGTCGACATTTTTAGCTGGAATATCTACGACTACATTTGCAATCAATCTTCCCACCTACTAGTAATTTCATTTAAAATTTTGATGGCAACTTGTTGTTTAGAAGCTTTAGCAATTGGTACTTTATCACCATTTGCAAAATACATATCTACTTCATTATCTGAAGACCTAAAGCCAATTGCCTCATTCGCAACGTGATTGGCAACAATGACGTCTGCATTTTTCTTTTTCAATTTACCCATTGCATATTCTTCGACATTATCTGTTTCAGCAGCAAATCCAACTAAATATTGCTTATCTTTATGTTCCCCTAAATATTTAAGGATGTCTGTCGTTCTTTTAAATGTAAGCTGTAAGTCGCCATCTTTCTTTTTCATTTTATGTTCAGAAGTTTCAACTGGTGTGTAATCAGCGACTGCTGCTGCTTTAATAATCATGTCCATTTCATTCATACGTGATTTAACAGCTTGGAACATATCTTCAGCACTTGTTACTTGAACAAATTCTACGCCAACAGGTTGCGTTAAATTTGTCTCTCCACTTACTAACGTAACGTTCGCCCCTAAATCTCTTGCAGCTTCAGCTAATGCATAGCCCATTTTTCCACTTGAACGATTTGTAAAATAGCGTACAGCATCTACTTTTTCAACTGTTGGTCCAGCAGTTACAAGTACGTTTTTACCTTTTAAAGCAAATGTTTGTGGTTGTGCTTGTTCTTTAAAATAATCATCAATAATTGTCAAAATAGTAATCGGTTCTTCCATTCTACCTCTTGCAACATAACCACAAGCTAAATAACCTTCCCCAGGCGCGATGAATTTATAACCATAATTTCTTAAACGAGACATATTTTCAACGGTAGAAGGATGTTCAAGCATATGAACATTCATTGCTGGTGCGATAAAAACAGGAGCAGTCGTAGCGAGTAATGTTGAAATCACCATGTTATCTGCTAAGCCATTCGCTAATTTACTAATTGTATTAGCTGTTGCAGGCGCAACAATGACTGCATCAGCCCAGTCAGCTAACGTAATATGTTGAATTTCACTGACATCTTTTTCGTCAAAAGTATCTGTATAAACGTGATTGCGACTGATAGCTTGAAATGCCAATGGTGTCACAAACTGTTTCGCATGTTCAGTTAACATGACGCGCACTTGATAGCCGCTTTGTGTTAATTGGCTCGTTAAATCTATAGCTTTATAGGCAGCTATTCCCCCAGTTACAGCTAGAAGTATATTCTTCATTTGTGTACTCCTCCGATTAATTCGATTGTTAAACTTTATACTTATTATACATTCTTTAAAAAAGACTGTCATGAATCTAAAT encodes:
- the coaBC gene encoding bifunctional phosphopantothenoylcysteine decarboxylase/phosphopantothenate--cysteine ligase CoaBC, which gives rise to MKNILLAVTGGIAAYKAIDLTSQLTQSGYQVRVMLTEHAKQFVTPLAFQAISRNHVYTDTFDEKDVSEIQHITLADWADAVIVAPATANTISKLANGLADNMVISTLLATTAPVFIAPAMNVHMLEHPSTVENMSRLRNYGYKFIAPGEGYLACGYVARGRMEEPITILTIIDDYFKEQAQPQTFALKGKNVLVTAGPTVEKVDAVRYFTNRSSGKMGYALAEAARDLGANVTLVSGETNLTQPVGVEFVQVTSAEDMFQAVKSRMNEMDMIIKAAAVADYTPVETSEHKMKKKDGDLQLTFKRTTDILKYLGEHKDKQYLVGFAAETDNVEEYAMGKLKKKNADVIVANHVANEAIGFRSSDNEVDMYFANGDKVPIAKASKQQVAIKILNEITSRWED